The window TCCATAGTTGCCATATCATTGTACCTACTATGTGTTGTATTTGTTCGGTTATGAATTATGGGGTTGTGGATAAGGCCCATATCTTGTTGGGTATGTTAGTTAATTACCAAgcaaaaaaactttttatttatttatcaattccTAATGCCATTTGCATGTTTCCTTGCTTAGGCATGCCCATTATTAGACCGGAAATACACCACTAGCATTAGTTTGGAAGGATGAGAATTTAATACCACATCATtcctattaaaatttaataaataaaacatacgTGGGAAAAAATAATTACTCACTAAATTTTCTCACTTTAAGGGAGAGCGCTTTGAACGTGTAACCCATTATGAACtcttaaaatttatcaaaatctCTGTGATTTGTAATGAATTTAGCCCAACccaaaagccttttttttttttttttttcctccacacacgtacccaCTTTTCTCCTCCCAAtatcttcattttgttttttgaattttgctttttcCTTCTTGGCTTTTTTTCCTCCACACACGTATCCCACTCTTCTCCTCCCTATCTTCACCGTATACCCACCCATATACACCCActctttctctttatattttttgtatttgttgtaTTGCTTCTACCTCTTCGCCCAGCACTAAATTAAATTCATCTCTAGTTCAGAAAGTGAGAGAGATCGCCGGCGGAGATCAATGGCCGTCGAAGAGAGTCGTTCGAAGGATGAGGCACCTACTCTCAGATCAGCgttctctcttatttatttgattagttttatgAGAAAGATTGGGGTTTGTCTTTGTCTTGACTGTTCATTAGCTAAAAAACCTTTTTGAGTTTTAGAGAGGCCGATACTGTTGGATACTTTTTGAGTCAAGCTTTTAAAGAAAGAAGTCAATTCAAATCCCATTGGATACTTTATCCTCatggaaaataaaacaaagaaggaGTCTTGTACAATCACAATTCACAACAACTCGCGGTTTTCCGGTGCTGGAAATTCCACTCATTTCTACATCAAAATCTCTGTTTTGCCACTACCTGTCGGTGACGGATGGGTGTCCTTTTCAGCGTTCCGTGGAAGAAAAAGACTCCTGCCAAACGCCGCGTTGGAGAGCGGATCCGGTGTCCGAAATTGGAACCTTGCATTTTTATCGCGAATAGTGCTCCAATCTGGGTATAAACCAATAACCGCTCAAAAAACAATCTTAGTACTAACTGTAACAAcgtttttatttcttaaatcttgaataaaaaaagttcAATGCAATTAAGCTTTGCGTTTTGTTCTATTCttaatctaaaaaagaaaagaaaaaattacaattaattttataatttaattttcgtTGTTACACCTTTATTTCTCAACATTGTAATCTGCTCGAATAGTTGAATCACCTCTTGAAGCTCAAGCTAAGTTACTTGTTGTCTTTTGAGGTTAGGGTGGCATAGATGAAGTAATTAACCATCATATAAAATTCCTCTTGTTTCTCTGGGTGCCACGGCAGTGAAAATACTTGGTGCCCAGCCATAGATTCGGctgcttctttctctttttatcaGAGCTTGCCTAACATTCCCAAAGGAGCTTTTACTCCAATATTTCAGTTGAGATTGACTTTTTTTGGGAACCCTTGTCCATTGGAGGACCAGTGATTCTTGCATCCCATGCTGAGTGAACCACACCCTCACAGCCTTCATCTTTAAGCCACATTGCTTTGAAACGGAGGGCCATTCTGGTCTGTAGAAACTTGCTTGTTCATTGACAGAGCAAAGCCATATAGGCTTGTGATCAGATGAGGAACCTCGATAGAGCAGTCATATACTTGCATATCTGTCACAATTCACATGTGAAAGGGTCTTGTCTACAATATGGAATTTTACTTTTAGTGTCATACGTGTTTGTATTTTTAtctgtaattttctttttaattgagtCGATGCATTTTTCCAGGACATGCAGACTCTGCAGCGTCATGAACAGCAGGTGCAAAAACTTGTGAAGATGGGCTTTGATGAGGCTGATGTGAGAAGTGCTCTGGAATATGGTAATGAAATCTCGGCTATTAAAATGCTGCGCTTTGCAGAGTGCGCATGGGCTGGTAATGATACAAATACAAAGGTTTAGTCTGAATCTCTAAGTTCCTCATCTCGCCTAGGCCTATCTTTTAATTCCTTGCATGCTATATCTATCTTCTGATGTAGCTTTATCCGTGTGACACTAGCTTATTATCGAGCAATTTTTTCCATGAGGTGGAGTTGCCATAACTATCAATGccattgaaaatttcaaaattaaagaatttttaTGCTTAGCGCCTTGTTTTAATCAACTAATGATTTGATAAGAAGCTAGATAACTGCTATACTGTGGGAGTTTGCCCTTAGGAGGAAAAGTTGTCTCATTCATCACGTTTATGCATCCCTTCTTTGTGTGTCAGTCCCACATATAATGGGGCTTATATATTATAAGAGGGATGATGTTTGTAGCCGATGCATTGAAACCTTGATTGATAAAGCTGGACTTAATTACTAAGTAccatacaagtaacctaataaGTTGACTTGTATTCTAtgatttgaattcaaaatgaatgTAATTATTCCTTTCATGAGCATCACTTTAAGCCTTGCCCCATCAATGGcgaaaaaacaaaatcatgcaatggatttttttttttttttttttttttttttgagaaacattcaGATGTTTTGCTTATAACTAAAGAAAAGCCATAAAGGCTTGTGATCAAAAGAGGAACCTCGATAGAGCAATCATATACTTGCATATCTGTCACTATCTTTACTATTGAAAACGTCTCGTCTTTGATATGGAATTTTACTATTAGTGTCACAAGTGTTTGTAATTTTAtctgtaattttctttttaattgagtCTATGCATTTGTAACTTGCAATTTGCCTTCAGCTATGGCAGCCTGATGAGCAGCAGGTGCAAAAACTTGTGGAGATGGGCTTTGCTGAAGCAGCTGTCGGAAGTGCTCTGGAAGCTGTTAATGGGGATGAAATCTTGGCTATTAAAATGCTTTGCTTTGAAGAGTGTGGACCAGCTGGAATTGATACATATAGAAAGGTTTAGTTTGAATCTCTAAGTTCCTCATCTAGCCTAGGCCTGTCTTTTAATTCCTTGTGTGCTATGTTTTTGCAAGCATATCTATCTTCTGATGTAGCTTTATCTGTGTGACACTAGCTTATTATCGAGCAACTTTTTCCATGAGACGAAGTTGCCATAACTATTAGTGCCAttgaagttttcaaaattaaagaagaaagttTTATGTTTAGCGCCTTGTCTTAATCAACTAATGATTTGATAAGAAGCTAGATAACAGCTAAACTGTGGGAGTTTGCCCTTAGCAGGAAAAGTTGTCTCATTCATCACATATATGCATCCTTTTCTCTGTGTCTCGGTCCAACATATGACTGGGGCTTACATAATATAAGAGGGATGATGTTTGTAGCCGATACATTGCCACCTTGATTGATAAAGTTGGACTCAATTACTAAGTAccatacaagtaacctaattaGTTGACTTGTATTTTATGATTTGAATTGAAAATGAATGTAATTATTCCTTTAATGAGCATCACTTTAAGCCTTGCCCCATCAACggcataaaaacaaaatcatgtagtggactctttttttttttttttttttttttggagaaacattcAAATGTTTTGcttataactaaataaaagcCATAAAGGCTTGTGATCAAAAGAGGAACCTCGATAGAGCAGTCATATACTTGCATATCTGTCACTATCTTCACTATTGAAAAGGTCTTCTCTTCGATATGGAATTCTACTATTAGTGTCACATGTTTTTGTACATTTAtctgtaattttctttttaattgagtCTATGCATTTGTAACTTGCAATTTGTCTTCAGCTATGGCAGCCTGATGAGCAGCAGGTGCAAAAACTTGCGGAGATGGGCTTTGCTGAAGCAGCTGTGAGAAGTGCTCTGGAAGCTGTTAATGGGGATGAAATCTTGGCTATTAAAATGCTTCGCTTTGCAGACTGTGGACCAGCTGGTATTGAAACATATAGAAAGGTTTAGTTTGAATCTCTAAGTTCGTCATCTAGCATAGGCCTGTCTTTTAATTCCTTGCATGCTATGTTTTTAAAAGCATATCTAACTTCTGATGTAGATTCCTCTGTGTGACACTAGCTTATTATCGAGCAACTTTTTCCATGAGATGGAGTTGCCATAACTATCAGTGCTAttgaagttttcaaaattaaagaaagttttgtGTTTAGTGCCTTGTTTTAATCGACCAATGATTTGATAATAAGCTAGATAACAGCTAAACTGTGGGAGTTTGCCCTTAGGAGGAAAAGTTGTCTCATTCATCATGTTTATGCATCCTTTCTCTGTGTGTCGGTCCCACATAGGACTGGGGCTTACATAATATAAGGGGGATGATGTTTGTAGCCAGATGCATTGCAACCTTGATCGATAAAGCTGGACTCAATTACTAAGTAccatacaagtaacctaataaGTTGACTTGTATTTTAtgatttgaattcaaaatgaatgTAATTATTCCTTTCATGCACATCACTTTAAGCCTTGCCCCATCaacagtggaaaaaaaaaatcatgcagtggacaattttttttgcatctgtCATTCaggtgttttgttttgtttttctttttgagaaacattcAAATGTTTTGCTTACAACTAGAGAAAAGTCATAAAGGCTTGTGATCAAAAGAGGAACCTCGATGGAGCAATCATAGACTTGCATAACTGTCACTATCTTCACTATTGAAAAGTTCTTGTCTTCGATATGGAATTTTACTATTAGTGTCACATGtgtttgtacttttatttgtaattttctttttaattgagtGTATGCTTTTGTAACTTGGAATTTGTTTTCAGCTATGGCAGCCTGATGAGCAGCGGGTGCAAAAACTGGTGGAGATGGGCTTTGCTGAAGCTGCTGTGAGATGTTCTCTGGAAGCTGTTAATGGTGATGAAATCTTGGCTATTAAAATGCTTCGCTTTGCAGAGTGTGCACGGGCTGGAAATGATACAAATACAAAGGTTTAGTTTGAATCTCTAAGTTCCACATTGAGCCTAGACCCGTCTTTTAATTCCTTGCATGTTATGTTTTTGCAAGCATATCTATCTTCTGATGTAGCTTTATCCATGTGATAGTAGCTTATTATCGAGCAAATTTTTCCATGATGTGGAGTTGCCATAACTATCAGTGCCATTgaagatttaaaaattaaagaagaaagttTTATGTTCAGCGCCTTGTTTTAATCATCTAATGATCTGATAAGAAGCTAGATCACAGCTAAACTGTGGGAGTTTCCCCTTTGGAGGAAAAGATGTCTCATTCATCACATATATGCATTCTTTCCCTGTGTGTCGGTCCCACATATGATTGGGGCTTACATAATAATAGGGATGATGTTTGTAGCCGATGCGTTGCAACCTTGATTGATAAAGTTGGACTTAATTACTAAGTACCATACAAATAACCTAATAAGTACACttgtattttatgttttgaattCAATATGAATGTAATTATTCCTTTCATTAGCATCACTTTAAGCCTTGTCCCATCAATGGCGAAAAAACTAATTCATGTAgtgcacttttttatttttttgcatttgtcattatagagttttgttttgttttttttttttttttgagaaacattcaGATGTTTTGCTTATAATTAAAGAAAAGCCATAAAGGCTTGTGATCAAAAGAGGAACCTCAATAGAGTAGTCATATACTTGCATATCTGTCACTATCTTCACTATTGAAAAGGTCTCGTCTTCAAAATGGAATTTTACTATTAGTGTCACGTGTGTTTGTACTTTAAtctgtaattttatttttaattgagtcTATGAATTGGGAACTTGCAATTTGTCTTTAGCTATGGCAGCCTGATGAGCAGCAGGTGCAAAAATATATTGGGATGGGCTTTGCTGAAGCTGCTGTGAGAAGTGCTCTGGAAGCTGTTAATGGTGATGAAATCTTGGCTATTAAAATGCTTCGCTTTGAAGAGTGTGCACGGGCTGGAAATGATACAAATACAAAGGTTTAGTTTGAATCTCTAAGTTCCTCACCTAGCCTAGGCCTGTCTTTTAATTCTTTGCATGCTATGTTTTTACAAGCATATCTATTTTCTTATGTAGCTTTATCCATGTGACACTAGCTTATTATCAAGCAACTTTTTCCATGAGGTGGAGTTGCCATAACTATCAGTGCCATTGATATTGTCaaatttaaagaagaaagtTTTATGTTCTGCACCTTGTTTTAATCAACTAATGTTTTGATAAGAAGCTAGATAATTGCTAAACTGTGGGAGTTTGCCTTTAGGAGCAACAATTGTCTCATTCATTACATATATGCGTCCTTTCTTTTTGTGTCGGTCCCACATGACTGGGGCTTACATAATATAAGAGGGATGATGTTTGTAGCTGATGTATTGCAACCTTGATTGATAAAGCTTTACACAATTACTAATTACCATATAACTAACCTAATAAGTTGACTTGTATTTTATGATTTGAATTGGAAATGAATGTAATTATTCCATTCATGAGCATCACTTTAAGCCTTGCACTATCTACGGcgaaaaaacaaaatcatgcaatggtctttttttttttggagtaacaTTCAGATTTTTGCTTATAACTAATGAAAAGCCATAAAGGATTGTGATCAAAAGGGGAACCTCGACAGAGCAGTCATATCTGTCACTATCTTCACTATTGCAAAGGTCTTGTCTTGGATACGGAATTTTACTATTGGTGTCACATGTGTTTGTACTTTtaactttgattttctttttaattgagtGTATGCATTTGTAACTTGCAATTTGTCTTCAGCTATGGCAGCCTAATGAGCAGCAGGTGCAAAAATATATGGAGATGGGCTTTGCTGAAGCTGCTGTGAGAAGTGCTCTGGAAGCTGTTAATGGCAATGAAATCTTGGCTATTAAAATGCTTTGCTTTGCAGAGTGTGGACCAGCTGGAATTGATACATATAGAAAGGTTTAGTTTGAATCTCTAAGTTCCTCATCTAGCCTAGTCCTGTCTTTTAATTCCTTGCATGCTATGTTTTACAAGAATATCTATCTTTTGATGTAGCTTTATCCATGTGATAGTAGTTTATTATCGAGCAACTTTTTTCGTGAGGTGGAGTTGCCATAACTATCAGTGCCATTgatgttttcaaaattaaagaagaaagttTTATGTTCAACGCCTTGTTTTAATCAACTAATGATTTGATTAGAAGCTAGATAACTGCTAAATTGTGGGAGTTAGCCCTTAGGAGGAAAAGTTGTCTCATTCATCACATATATGCATCCTTTCTCTGTGTGTTGGTCCCACATATGACTGGGGCTTACATAATATAATAGGGATGATGGTTGTAGCCGATGCATTGCAACCTTAATTGATAAAGCTAGACTCAATTACTAAGTAccatacaagtaacctaataaGTTCCCttgtattttatgttttgaattcaaaatgaatgTAATTATTCCTTTCATGAGCATCACTTTAAGCCTTGCCCCATCAACGGcgaaaaaacaaaatcatgcagtggactttttttttttcgagaaacATTCAGATGTTTTGCTTATAACTAAAGAAAGCCATAAATGGTTGTGATCAAAAGAGGAACCTCGATAGAGCAGTCATATACTTGCATATCTGTCACTATCTTCACTATTGAAAAGGTCTCGTCTAAGATATGGAATTTTACTATTAGTGTCACATGTGTTTGTACTTctatctgtaattttttttttttaattgagtctATGCATTTGTAACTTGCAATTTGTCTTCAGCTATGGCAGCCTGATGAGCAGCGGGTGCAAAAACTTGTTGAGATGGGCTTTACTAAAGCTGCTGTGAGAAGTGCTCTGGAAGCTATTAATGGTGATGAAATCTTGGCTATTAAAATGCTTCGCTTCGCAGAGTGTGTGCGGGCTGGAAATGATACAACTACAAAGGTTTAATTTGAATCTCTAAGTTCCTCATCTAGCCTAGGCTTGTCTTTTAATTCCTTGCATGCTATGTTTTTGCTAGCATATCTATCTTTTGTTGTAGATTTATCTGTGTGACAGTAGGTAATTATTTAGCAACTTTTACCTTGAGGTGGAGTTGCAATTACTATCAGTGCCAttgaagttttcaaaatgaaagaagaaaatttgatgTTCAGCGCCTTGTTTTAATCAACTAATGATTTGATAAGAAGCTAGATAAGTGCTAAACTGTGGGAGTTTTCCCTTAGGAGGAAAAGTTGTCTCATTCATCACATATGTGCATCCTTTGTTTGTGTGTTGGTCCCACAAATGACTGGGGCTTACATAATAAGAGGGATGATGTTTGTAGCCTATGCATAGCAACCTTGATTGATAAAGTTGGACTCAATTTCTACGTAccatacaagtaacctaataaGTTGACTTGTAATTTATGATTTGAATTCGAAATGAATGTAATTATTCCTTTCATTAGCATCACTTTAAGCGTTGCCTCATCAACAGCAAAAAAACAGAATCATgcagtggatttttttttgtttgtttgtttgtttgtttgcatcTATCATTCaggagttttgttttgttttgtttttttgtttttttttttgagcaacaCTAAGATGTTTTGCTTATAACTAAAGAAAAGCCATAAAAGCTTGTGATCAAAAGAGGAGCCTCAATAGAGTAGTCATATACTTGCATATCTCTCACTATCTTCACTATTGATAAGGTCTCATTTTCAATATGGAACTTTACTATTAGTGTCCCATGTGTTTGTACTTTTAtctgtaattttctttttaattaagtCTATGCATTTGTAAATTGCAATTTCTCTTCAGCTATGGCAGCCTGATGAGCAGCGGGTGCAAAAACTTGTGGAGATGGGCTTTGTTGAAGATGCTGTGAGAAGTGCTCTGGAAGCTGTTAATGGTGATGAAACCTTGGCTGTTAAAATGCTTCGCTTTGCAGAGTGTGCACGGGTTGGAAATGATACAAATACAAAGGTTTTAGTTTGAATCTCTAAGTTCCCCATCTAGTCTAGGCCTTTCTTTTTGTTCCTTGCATGCTATGTTTTTGCAAGCATATCTATCTTCTGTTGTAGCTTTAGCCGTGTGACACTAGCTTATTATGGAGCAACTCTTTCCATGAGGTGGAGTTGCCATAACTATCAGTgccattaaaattttcaaacttaaaGAAGAAAGTTTTATGTTCAGTGCCATGTTTTAATCAACTAATGATTTGATAAGAAGCTAGATGAGTGCTAAACTGTGGGAGTTTGCCCTTAGGAGGAAAAGTAGTCTCTTTCATCACATATATGCATCATTTTTCTGTATGTCGGTCCCACATATGACTGGTGCTTACATAATATAAGA of the Quercus robur chromosome 10, dhQueRobu3.1, whole genome shotgun sequence genome contains:
- the LOC126701953 gene encoding uncharacterized protein LOC126701953 isoform X14, whose protein sequence is MGVLFSVPWKKKTPAKRRVGERIRCPKLEPCIFIANSAPIWDMQTLQRHEQQVQKLVKMGFDEADVRSALEYGNEISAIKMLRFAECAWAGNDTNTKLWQPDEQQVQKLVEMGFAEAAVGSALEAVNGDEILAIKMLCFEECGPAGIDTYRKLWQPDEQQVQKYIGMGFAEAAVRSALEAVNGDEILAIKMLRFEECARAGNDTNTKLWQPNEQQVQKYMEMGFAEAAVRSALEAVNGNEILAIKMLCFAECGPAGIDTYRKLWQPDEQRVQKLVEMGFTKAAVRSALEAINGDEILAIKMLRFAECVRAGNDTTTKLWQPDEQRVQKLVEMGFVEDAVRSALEAVNGDETLAVKMLRFAECARVGNDTNTKLWQPDEQQVQKLVEMGFAEATMRSALEAVNGDEILAIKMLRFAEFGPARINTYRKLWRPDEQRVQKLAEMGFAEAVVRSALEAVNGDEILAIKMLRFAQFARAGNSTNTKPDEQRVQKLVEMGFAEAAVRSALEAVNGVEILAIKMLRFAECARAGNDTNTKLWQPDEQQVQKLVEKCCDDAAGRSAMEAPVRSALEAVNGDEKYAITMLLFAARVQSSNDIKTKEVQNLVAVEVLLMLFIICLFFIFLLNSEAVNGDEILAFKLMK
- the LOC126701953 gene encoding uncharacterized protein LOC126701953 isoform X15; this encodes MGVLFSVPWKKKTPAKRRVGERIRCPKLEPCIFIANSAPIWDMQTLQRHEQQVQKLVKMGFDEADVRSALEYGNEISAIKMLRFAECAWAGNDTNTKLWQPDEQRVQKLVEMGFAEAAVRCSLEAVNGDEILAIKMLRFAECARAGNDTNTKLWQPDEQQVQKYIGMGFAEAAVRSALEAVNGDEILAIKMLRFEECARAGNDTNTKLWQPNEQQVQKYMEMGFAEAAVRSALEAVNGNEILAIKMLCFAECGPAGIDTYRKLWQPDEQRVQKLVEMGFTKAAVRSALEAINGDEILAIKMLRFAECVRAGNDTTTKLWQPDEQRVQKLVEMGFVEDAVRSALEAVNGDETLAVKMLRFAECARVGNDTNTKLWQPDEQQVQKLVEMGFAEATMRSALEAVNGDEILAIKMLRFAEFGPARINTYRKLWRPDEQRVQKLAEMGFAEAVVRSALEAVNGDEILAIKMLRFAQFARAGNSTNTKPDEQRVQKLVEMGFAEAAVRSALEAVNGVEILAIKMLRFAECARAGNDTNTKLWQPDEQQVQKLVEKCCDDAAGRSAMEAPVRSALEAVNGDEKYAITMLLFAARVQSSNDIKTKEVQNLVAVEVLLMLFIICLFFIFLLNSEAVNGDEILAFKLMK
- the LOC126701953 gene encoding uncharacterized protein LOC126701953 isoform X5; its protein translation is MGVLFSVPWKKKTPAKRRVGERIRCPKLEPCIFIANSAPIWDMQTLQRHEQQVQKLVKMGFDEADVRSALEYGNEISAIKMLRFAECAWAGNDTNTKLWQPDEQQVQKLVEMGFAEAAVGSALEAVNGDEILAIKMLCFEECGPAGIDTYRKLWQPDEQRVQKLVEMGFAEAAVRCSLEAVNGDEILAIKMLRFAECARAGNDTNTKLWQPDEQQVQKYIGMGFAEAAVRSALEAVNGDEILAIKMLRFEECARAGNDTNTKLWQPNEQQVQKYMEMGFAEAAVRSALEAVNGNEILAIKMLCFAECGPAGIDTYRKLWQPDEQRVQKLVEMGFTKAAVRSALEAINGDEILAIKMLRFAECVRAGNDTTTKLWQPDEQRVQKLVEMGFVEDAVRSALEAVNGDETLAVKMLRFAECARVGNDTNTKLWQPDEQQVQKLVEMGFAEATMRSALEAVNGDEILAIKMLRFAEFGPARINTYRKLWRPDEQRVQKLAEMGFAEAVVRSALEAVNGDEILAIKMLRFAQFARAGNSTNTKPDEQRVQKLVEMGFAEAAVRSALEAVNGVEILAIKMLRFAECARAGNDTNTKLWQPDEQQVQKLVEKCCDDAAGRSAMEAPVRSALEAVNGDEKYAITMLLFAARVQSSNDIKTKEVQNLVAVEVLLMLFIICLFFIFLLNSEAVNGDEILAFKLMK
- the LOC126701953 gene encoding uncharacterized protein LOC126701953 isoform X20, which codes for MGVLFSVPWKKKTPAKRRVGERIRCPKLEPCIFIANSAPIWDMQTLQRHEQQVQKLVKMGFDEADVRSALEYGNEISAIKMLRFAECAWAGNDTNTKLWQPDEQQVQKLVEMGFAEAAVGSALEAVNGDEILAIKMLCFEECGPAGIDTYRKLWQPDEQQVQKLAEMGFAEAAVRSALEAVNGDEILAIKMLRFADCGPAGIETYRKLWQPDEQRVQKLVEMGFAEAAVRCSLEAVNGDEILAIKMLRFAECARAGNDTNTKLWQPDEQQVQKYIGMGFAEAAVRSALEAVNGDEILAIKMLRFEECARAGNDTNTKLWQPNEQQVQKYMEMGFAEAAVRSALEAVNGNEILAIKMLCFAECGPAGIDTYRKLWQPDEQRVQKLVEMGFAEATMRSALEAVNGDEILAIKMLRFAEFGPARINTYRKLWRPDEQRVQKLAEMGFAEAVVRSALEAVNGDEILAIKMLRFAQFARAGNSTNTKPDEQRVQKLVEMGFAEAAVRSALEAVNGVEILAIKMLRFAECARAGNDTNTKLWQPDEQQVQKLVEKCCDDAAGRSAMEAPVRSALEAVNGDEKYAITMLLFAARVQSSNDIKTKEVQNLVAVEVLLMLFIICLFFIFLLNSEAVNGDEILAFKLMK
- the LOC126701953 gene encoding uncharacterized protein LOC126701953 isoform X9; translated protein: MGVLFSVPWKKKTPAKRRVGERIRCPKLEPCIFIANSAPIWDMQTLQRHEQQVQKLVKMGFDEADVRSALEYGNEISAIKMLRFAECAWAGNDTNTKLWQPDEQQVQKLVEMGFAEAAVGSALEAVNGDEILAIKMLCFEECGPAGIDTYRKLWQPDEQQVQKLAEMGFAEAAVRSALEAVNGDEILAIKMLRFADCGPAGIETYRKLWQPDEQRVQKLVEMGFAEAAVRCSLEAVNGDEILAIKMLRFAECARAGNDTNTKLWQPDEQQVQKYIGMGFAEAAVRSALEAVNGDEILAIKMLRFEECARAGNDTNTKLWQPDEQRVQKLVEMGFTKAAVRSALEAINGDEILAIKMLRFAECVRAGNDTTTKLWQPDEQRVQKLVEMGFVEDAVRSALEAVNGDETLAVKMLRFAECARVGNDTNTKLWQPDEQQVQKLVEMGFAEATMRSALEAVNGDEILAIKMLRFAEFGPARINTYRKLWRPDEQRVQKLAEMGFAEAVVRSALEAVNGDEILAIKMLRFAQFARAGNSTNTKPDEQRVQKLVEMGFAEAAVRSALEAVNGVEILAIKMLRFAECARAGNDTNTKLWQPDEQQVQKLVEKCCDDAAGRSAMEAPVRSALEAVNGDEKYAITMLLFAARVQSSNDIKTKEVQNLVAVEVLLMLFIICLFFIFLLNSEAVNGDEILAFKLMK
- the LOC126701953 gene encoding uncharacterized protein LOC126701953 isoform X10, with translation MGVLFSVPWKKKTPAKRRVGERIRCPKLEPCIFIANSAPIWDMQTLQRHEQQVQKLVKMGFDEADVRSALEYGNEISAIKMLRFAECAWAGNDTNTKLWQPDEQQVQKLVEMGFAEAAVGSALEAVNGDEILAIKMLCFEECGPAGIDTYRKLWQPDEQQVQKLAEMGFAEAAVRSALEAVNGDEILAIKMLRFADCGPAGIETYRKLWQPDEQRVQKLVEMGFAEAAVRCSLEAVNGDEILAIKMLRFAECARAGNDTNTKLWQPDEQQVQKYIGMGFAEAAVRSALEAVNGDEILAIKMLRFEECARAGNDTNTKLWQPNEQQVQKYMEMGFAEAAVRSALEAVNGNEILAIKMLCFAECGPAGIDTYRKLWQPDEQRVQKLVEMGFTKAAVRSALEAINGDEILAIKMLRFAECVRAGNDTTTKLWQPDEQRVQKLVEMGFAEATMRSALEAVNGDEILAIKMLRFAEFGPARINTYRKLWRPDEQRVQKLAEMGFAEAVVRSALEAVNGDEILAIKMLRFAQFARAGNSTNTKPDEQRVQKLVEMGFAEAAVRSALEAVNGVEILAIKMLRFAECARAGNDTNTKLWQPDEQQVQKLVEKCCDDAAGRSAMEAPVRSALEAVNGDEKYAITMLLFAARVQSSNDIKTKEVQNLVAVEVLLMLFIICLFFIFLLNSEAVNGDEILAFKLMK
- the LOC126701953 gene encoding uncharacterized protein LOC126701953 isoform X8, encoding MGVLFSVPWKKKTPAKRRVGERIRCPKLEPCIFIANSAPIWDMQTLQRHEQQVQKLVKMGFDEADVRSALEYGNEISAIKMLRFAECAWAGNDTNTKLWQPDEQQVQKLVEMGFAEAAVGSALEAVNGDEILAIKMLCFEECGPAGIDTYRKLWQPDEQQVQKLAEMGFAEAAVRSALEAVNGDEILAIKMLRFADCGPAGIETYRKLWQPDEQQVQKYIGMGFAEAAVRSALEAVNGDEILAIKMLRFEECARAGNDTNTKLWQPNEQQVQKYMEMGFAEAAVRSALEAVNGNEILAIKMLCFAECGPAGIDTYRKLWQPDEQRVQKLVEMGFTKAAVRSALEAINGDEILAIKMLRFAECVRAGNDTTTKLWQPDEQRVQKLVEMGFVEDAVRSALEAVNGDETLAVKMLRFAECARVGNDTNTKLWQPDEQQVQKLVEMGFAEATMRSALEAVNGDEILAIKMLRFAEFGPARINTYRKLWRPDEQRVQKLAEMGFAEAVVRSALEAVNGDEILAIKMLRFAQFARAGNSTNTKPDEQRVQKLVEMGFAEAAVRSALEAVNGVEILAIKMLRFAECARAGNDTNTKLWQPDEQQVQKLVEKCCDDAAGRSAMEAPVRSALEAVNGDEKYAITMLLFAARVQSSNDIKTKEVQNLVAVEVLLMLFIICLFFIFLLNSEAVNGDEILAFKLMK
- the LOC126701953 gene encoding uncharacterized protein LOC126701953 isoform X17; amino-acid sequence: MGVLFSVPWKKKTPAKRRVGERIRCPKLEPCIFIANSAPIWDMQTLQRHEQQVQKLVKMGFDEADVRSALEYGNEISAIKMLRFAECAWAGNDTNTKLWQPDEQQVQKLVEMGFAEAAVGSALEAVNGDEILAIKMLCFEECGPAGIDTYRKLWQPDEQQVQKLAEMGFAEAAVRSALEAVNGDEILAIKMLRFADCGPAGIETYRKLWQPNEQQVQKYMEMGFAEAAVRSALEAVNGNEILAIKMLCFAECGPAGIDTYRKLWQPDEQRVQKLVEMGFTKAAVRSALEAINGDEILAIKMLRFAECVRAGNDTTTKLWQPDEQRVQKLVEMGFVEDAVRSALEAVNGDETLAVKMLRFAECARVGNDTNTKLWQPDEQQVQKLVEMGFAEATMRSALEAVNGDEILAIKMLRFAEFGPARINTYRKLWRPDEQRVQKLAEMGFAEAVVRSALEAVNGDEILAIKMLRFAQFARAGNSTNTKPDEQRVQKLVEMGFAEAAVRSALEAVNGVEILAIKMLRFAECARAGNDTNTKLWQPDEQQVQKLVEKCCDDAAGRSAMEAPVRSALEAVNGDEKYAITMLLFAARVQSSNDIKTKEVQNLVAVEVLLMLFIICLFFIFLLNSEAVNGDEILAFKLMK